The Salvia miltiorrhiza cultivar Shanhuang (shh) chromosome 1, IMPLAD_Smil_shh, whole genome shotgun sequence genome has a window encoding:
- the LOC131005691 gene encoding uncharacterized protein LOC131005691, translating to MGFRDLGLFNKAMLAKQTWRILCNDSTLLARCLKARYFPRTDILLAGKAHNPSFTWNSLLVGRSLLLEGISWRVGNGSRIRIGKDKWIPEGNGVFSAARVPEAFENLTLDTFFLEDELSWDMERLATITQPTVLWKMATSIIPAADRMDTPIWPRDNFNSYTVKSGYLLACSSRQRNEASSSSLSSSPLWKWIWSLDVIPKVKHFMWRCVTEALHTTKALIHRSIDVDPLCRRCGLTTETPEYALRDCVWVSSLWEMSPLRLQPLSSDDICPIASWFDRIRQNPVKEVHTLFASIAWACWYSRNLLIFQDKSLSHGDCLLIAQRAVCSKPLPDHLPLARNITLQCSRDSQFKINCDAAFDVGRGFGFGVVSTNKDGTLVGGRQGFIPGFFSAEEGEARAIFEGLIMCKDKGLEDIIIETDCQSLFWRLQNRKEDRSSLGDSVDKILSLVASFRSCSYSWTPREGNYIADCLAKVSLRNHVTQFVSEVSLLFLNSLLAD from the coding sequence ATGGGCTTCCGGGATCTTGGCCTCTTCAACAAAGCAATGTTGGCAAAACAGACTTGGCGCATTCTTTGCAATGACTCGACTCTCTTGGCCCGCTGTTTAAAGGCTCGTTATTTTCCACGAACAGACATCCTCTTGGCTGGTAAGGCTCACAACCCATCTTTTACATGGAATAGCCTACTTGTGGGAAGAAGTCTGTTATTGGAAGGCATTTCTTGGAGAGTGGGAAACGGGAGTAGGATAAGGATCGGCAAAGATAAATGGATTCCGGAAGGGAATGGAGTCTTTTCGGCTGCCAGGGTTCCAGAAGCTTTTGAGAACCTTACGCTGGATACTTTCTTTCTGGAGGATGAACTTTCGTGGGACATGGAGAGGTTAGCTACGATTACTCAGCCGACTGTTCTTTGGAAAATGGCTACTAGCATTATACCTGCTGCTGATCGTATGGACACCCCTATTTGGCCTCGGGACAACTTTAATTCTTATACGGTCAAATCGGGATACCTTCTGGCTTGCTCTTCTCGACAGCGCAATGAGGCCTCGTCTTCGTCGTTGTCTTCTTCCCCTTTATGGAAGTGGATTTGGAGTTTGGATGTCATCCCGAAAGTGAAACACTTCATGTGGAGATGTGTAACAGAGGCACTTCATACGACCAAAGCCCTCATCCATCGTTCTATTGATGTGGATCCCCTCTGCCGTCGGTGTGGTTTGACAACGGAGACTCCGGAATATGCACTCAGAGATTGCGTTTGGGTCTCCTCTCTTTGGGAAATGTCCCCGCTTCGGCTCCAACCTTTGTCTAGTGATGATATTTGCCCCATCGCTTCTTGGTTTGATCGCATTCGCCAGAATCCGGTCAAGGAGGTTCACACTTTGTTTGCGTCGATTGCATGGGCCTGCTGGTACTCTCGAAACCTCCTTATTTTCCAGGACAAATCACTCTCTCATGGTGATTGTCTCTTGATTGCGCAGCGAGCAGTTTGCTCGAAACCCTTACCTGATCACCTACCGCTTGCCAGAAACATTACTCTCCAGTGTTCTCGTGACTCTCAGTTCAAGATTAATTGTGATGCTGCGTTTGATGTGGGTCGTGGCTTTGGCTTTGGTGTGGTGAGTACGAACAAGGATGGGACGTTGGTGGGTGGTCGTCAGGGGTTTATCCCGGGGTTTTTCTCGGCGGAAGAAGGTGAGGCTAGAGCGATTTTTGAAGGCCTGATCATGTGCAAAGATAAGGGACTCGAAGACATCATCATCGAGACTGACTGCCAATCCTTATTTTGGAGATTACAGAACAGGAAGGAGGATCGTTCTTCTCTTGGTGACTCTGTTGACAAGATTTTAAGCTTGGTTGCCTCGTTTCGAAGCTGCTCCTACAGCTGGACACCCCGTGAAGGCAACTATATAGCTGACTGTTTAGCTAAAGTTTCTCTCCGTAATCATGTGACTCAGTTTGTTTCTGAGGTCTCCCTTCTGTTTCTAAACTCTCTTCTTGCTGATTAA
- the LOC131005767 gene encoding protein FAR1-RELATED SEQUENCE 5-like, protein MDFDLNDYPSNDVGDEDEVLSRKEACVDENNVENRNEDCDDNSDVGDGDKDQSLEEVEENIEDEQHVEHDYGKFVDLLNRIDVLEMVLEVGKSVQDPEAAHILYCEYARLKGFSVTRDNKGYFNGTRICSYKTFLCSCHGKSETNTSLDRGMATYKKQDRKITCKAKLRVSRRRNQPWKVRSWYKEHNHELFPSDQSYLLRSARSLSKSKKLLIESMNSVGIGISRAYAFMEKESGGPQNCGFTRKDAYNHINGIKMKTKVENGDANSLIQYFSKMSNSEAFFYFDF, encoded by the coding sequence ATGGATTTTGATTTGAACGATTATCCATCTAATGATGTTGGCGATGAAGATGAAGTATTGTCAAGGAAGGAAGCATGTGTTGATGAAAATAATGTTGAAAATAGAAATGAAGATTGTGATGATAATTCAGATGTTGGAGACGGAGATAAGGATCAAAGTCTTGAAGAAGTTGAGGAAAATATTGAAGATGAGCAACATGTTGAGCATGATTATGGCAAATTTGTCGATCTACTTAATAGGATTGATGTACTTGAGATGGTATTAGAGGTTGGAAAATCTGTGCAAGATCCCGAAGCAGCTCATATTTTATATTGCGAGTATGCAAGACTGAAGGGATTTAGTGTGACAAGAGATAACAAAGGTTACTTTAATGGTACTAGAATATGTAGTTACAAAACATTTCTTTGCTCTTGCCATGGTAAGAGTGAAACGAACACATCGTTGGATAGAGGGATGGCTACTTACAAGAAGCAAGATCGGAAGATCACGTGTAAGGCAAAGCTAAGGGTGTCACGCAGACGTAATCAGCCATGGAAAGTGAGGTCTTGGTACAAAGAGCACAATCATGAATTATTCCCCTCTGACCAGTCGTATTTGTTACGCTCAGCCCGTTCTTTGTCTAAATCTAAGAAACTTTTGATAGAATCAATGAATTCAGTAGGCATTGGCATCTCACGGGCTTATGCATTCATGGAGAAGGAGTCAGGCGGGCCACAAAATTGTGGTTTTACACGGAAGGATGCATATAATCACATTAATGGCATAAAGATGAAGACAAAAGTggaaaacggtgatgcaaataGCCTTATTCAATATTTCAGTAAGATGTCGAATAGTGAGGCATTCTTTTATTTTGACTTTTAA